The Paenibacillus polymyxa M1 DNA segment GACTATGTTTAACAAATTTCTTCATTTTATTGGCTCCTTACGTTCAGCCTGTCATTAAGTGAGAGGTTACATTATGAATGGAGTTGTGCCTGTCTGGTACGTTCAACTAAGGTACAATTCTCAAGAAGAATATGATTATAAATGTCTGCTTCCAGATCCTCCAAACGCTTCAATACAAGTCGATGCGTACCACAAGCTTCCTGCAGCGGCTCAAAGCCATTGGTAATCAAGCGCAGCTCCTGCAGTATATCCACAATCGCTTGATGCTCCTCTTGCAACTCGGATAAATGAAAGTGAAGTGCGTCCACACGCTCAAATGCCGAGTCTTGAAAAAACGCTTGAATCAACGGAAACAGGAGGCTTTCCTTGAATTGAATATGTATCGTTAACTTCTGTTTAAGCAAGGTATAAAGTTCATTCACTCGCTTTAGGTGCGAATAACGTTCGCCATGAACCCGCGTTAGTTTGGTAATATACGGTGTGAGCGCCGCTAGTTCTTCACATAACTTTGTGTGATACTCATTCTGAATATAGGCGATCAGTTCTTTGGGTTCGAGTGAGGAAGGTTGCATTTGCTTGTGCTGTGCCTGATTTTCCTCCACTTCATGCACCCGCGCCAGCAGTTCACCAGCGTGAAGCCCCCGGCTGGCAGCTGCTTCACGGAGCGATATTTTCCCGCCACAGCAGAAGTCAATCCGTAGTTTACGGAACAAGTCACTTGTTTTGGGTACTTCTTTCACAATGTCCGCTACCCATGTTTCTTCCGTTAACTGGCTCATTTTTCATTCCCCCATCTTACTTCAGTTTTATACTCAACTCTCATTCTATGTCTCTCTCAAGGCTGAACCAATTAGGGTGATCCCTTTTTCACTCGTGGAAAGAGCCTGATTATAAGAAACCTGAGACCAGCTGTTCAGCTGCTTCTTTGCCTTGAGCGATACAATCTGGAATGCCAACGCCTCCATAACCAGCGCCACAAAGAAACACATTCGGAAAATACTGTGACAAATCATGTCTCACCTTCGCCATCTGTTCTTGGTGCCCAATCGGATATTGTGGCATGGATTGATTACACCGACTGACCTCGGTCATTTTAGGTTGAGCATCGATCCCCATTAGATCTTTCAGGTCTTTGCGGGCTGCTTCCACTAGTTCCTCGTCTGTCATCTGAACCCATTCCTGTGCACCTGCATGGCCAATGTAAGTCCGCAAGAGTGTATACCCTTCAGGTGCGGTATGGCTCCACTTTGTAGATGACCAAGTACAGGCCGTAATCATCTTCCCTTCCTTACGGGGAACGAGAAATCCAGTTCCCTCATAG contains these protein-coding regions:
- a CDS encoding DUF542 domain-containing protein, with the translated sequence MSQLTEETWVADIVKEVPKTSDLFRKLRIDFCCGGKISLREAAASRGLHAGELLARVHEVEENQAQHKQMQPSSLEPKELIAYIQNEYHTKLCEELAALTPYITKLTRVHGERYSHLKRVNELYTLLKQKLTIHIQFKESLLFPLIQAFFQDSAFERVDALHFHLSELQEEHQAIVDILQELRLITNGFEPLQEACGTHRLVLKRLEDLEADIYNHILLENCTLVERTRQAQLHS